The segment CCCCGAGCCGGAGCCGGTTTTGAGCGGAGTAGAGTGGAGGTCTGCTCCGGAGCATAGCCGGTTCAGCGGGCGCTGAGTCCCCGCCATGGCCCGGAACACGCTGTCCTCGCGCTTCCGTCGGGTGGACATCGATGAATTTGATGAGAACAAATTCGTGGACGAgcaggaggaggcggcggcggcggcgggcgagCCAGGCCCGGACCCTAGCGAGGTGGACGGGCTCCTGCGGCAATATCCTTCCCCCGCGCGGCGGCCCGGGCTCCCCTGTGGCCCGGCCTTCCTACTTTCCTCATCCCTGGCTCTGGCCCCTCAGGCCGGCCTCTCCGCTCCTCTCACCCCAGGACCCCCCAGGTCAGTCTCCCAACTCCCGATCTGGCTCTCCTCGGGCAGGCATCCTCAGTTCCCTTTCATCTGGCCTCCCCACTCCCCTTGTCCTGGTCTCGGGCCCCCTTGTCCTGGTCCCGGGCCCCTGGACCCTCCCTCAGCAGTGCGGCCCCACGCGGCTcctggatcctggtgggctggcTGGCTCGGCGGCCCCAAGAGCATGCCGGACGGACCTCCAGCCCCGCAGGCCCTTCATTGCCCCGGGAGgcctctcctctttcctccctccGTCCCCTCAGGTTGGCCCTTGCCTGGGCTCCCGATCACTCCATCTCTCTCATGCAGGAAACCGGGCCTTACTCGGGCTTGATCGGCGGGAGGGGCCAAGGTGAGCCACCGCTGAGTAATTGAGAGGCCAGGGCGGCTCCCAGGCACAGTCCTTTCGGGCTGGATCGCAGCACCACTTGAAAATAGGTGGTAGATGGCAGTCTTTGGGAAGAAAGGACCCAAGGGGGAGCGAAGGCTGCAGCCTTAGTCCAGCCCTGAGGTCTGAGATTTCACCTCGCACCTCAGAATCGTTCTGACCCTTCAGCTTAGTGCCACTCTTCCTCACCTACTCTTAGTTTCCTGTGACCATTGGGTTTTGGACCTCAGTGGTCTCAGCCACGTTCAACAAGTGAGTTTTGGCTCCCTCCCCCCATGGCCTTCTTGTGCAGGAAGCAGTGGAAAAAAACGAGTTGTTTAGAGCTAAGAAAAACCAAGCAGCATAAAGTGAGATGTAAAAGTAGAGCCCCGCGACTGGAAATGACTGTTTGTGGTCACAGAAAACAAGCATTTAgaaaacaagattaaaaatagaGGTGGTTGTCACAGCCTGCTTGGTCCTTTAGCACTTTGAGCACAGGAAACTGACTTATTCTCACAGGAAggatttttctttattcaaatGGTGTTACAGGAAGTGCCTCCACCTCCCCCTTACTGGCCAGGACAGGGTTGGAGGCTCAGGCTGTACTGTATATAAATCAGGTTCTGGGTGTTTTATCAGTTGACTCAGCTTGGGAAGTTGAACCCATTCACTGCCTTTGGGAGGAGTCCTGCAGTGTTCCTCCAatgtgccttggaaacaaataccttcagcctttctttgtttgaacagaaatgtattttcaaagGTGGGGATTCAAGCTTGTTATTTCCTGCCCCGTCAGGATCACCATGCTTTCCCCGTTGGTGAAGTGGGGTCATGAGAATGGCCCCCATGAGGGAAGGTTGATTCTGCACTGTGGTGCAGAACCCGGCTCATGGGCAGGTATTGGCAAAAGGACTCCAGCATCAGACCTGTGGCCCAGATCATCCACAGAAGGGGAGCGCAAGGTCTGGTTATCTGCTGTCTTGGTCCCATGCTGCAGGGACTTGTTGAAGGTCACCTCTTGGTACACTCCTGACATGATAGGTTCCTTGAGGCTGCTTGGAAGCCTAGGCTTAGCACATCAGGGGATGGTAGTTTCTCCACTAATGGCAGTGTCAGAAACCTTGTTACCATGGCGAGTGTACCTCTTGGGATTGGGGAAGGAGAGGTTAGCAAATGAGAACTGAGCAGGGCCCAGGAAGGGAGGTGGAAGGAGCTAATATTTGCTCAGtccctaccatgtgccaggtatTGGATTTAGATTAGATTATTGAACTGTGGAGCAGGCTTCTAGGAGTCTTAGAACAGAGGTGGGGGGAGTAGGGATAGGGGTTGGTTGATTGGAGTGGGAGAATGTAGGGAGTAGGCCCATCCTAGTTCTGTTACAGGGAAGCAAGTCATGGATGAAATAGAGCATGGGCTGTGTACCCACACAGACCCAATTCAGTCACGttatagctgtgtgactttgagtagGTCAGTTACCCTCTCTGAACCTTGGTGGCCTCCTTTGTTAAAAGGAGAACCAAGCTGGGCTTACAGGTTCCATGGGAGCATTACTGCATCGCATCCCAGAAGGCTTCAGAACAGTACTGGACCCACAGCAAGTGTCCTGGGCATGCCATTTGGGTCTGCGGGGGAGTGGCTGCAGAGGGTTGTAGAAAGAGCTTGACTTTGGAGTCAGGCATGCTTGGGTTTGAAGGCCAGCTGGACAGCTTAGCTTTGTGACTTTGAGCCCGtcaatttccttctctgagacTCAGATTCATTGCCtttaaaatcagaataatgatTCTTGTCACAAAGAACTGTTAGCAGTAATGAGATGACACGTGAAAACACCTGGGCACATATCTGAGACttggttctttttcttcctgcttaGGCACCTTCTGATCCTCTGGAGCGAGGATCTGTCCAGAGCAGAGTTTTGAGTGATTTTGCAGTGTCTGCTGCCCCTGAGGAAATTTGTCCATGTTTGGAGATACTCTGATTGTCAGTTTGGTATGTGGTGGGGTGTGCCACTGGAAACTAGTGCGTGGAGGCCAGAGGTGCTGCTCAGTATTGTCAGATGCACAGGATAGACCCCACATCAGTCATCTGCTCTAAAATGTCATTAGTGCTGtggttgagaaaccctgatctAGAGGAGACTAGGAGCTGGGCACCGTTCCCCAGCTTCCACAGCCGGTTTTCTGGAAGGGCCTAAAACTATCCTAGACAGAGGCCAGCTTGATAGATGGTAtgctcctccctgctccctagttgccacagctgctgaaggcCCTTTCAACACTACAGTGAAGACCCTTACCTGTTCATCTTCTGAAGTACTGTTTCCCAACCATGCTTGGTTAGTGGAGTGCCAGTTGTACGGTTCCTCTTAAGCTTACTGGGACTCTGCTTATTTCTCTGGGATGCCAAATTCACAAAGAGTTCTGAGGTAGAAGTTTTATCAGTGACTGATATCAGACTGGCCCGTGCCTGGCTGGGAGAAAGGAATTCCAAAGCTGACAGGTACAGGGTGTGAGTGGGCTGCCTCTCACATTGCAAGGTGGACCACAGCCCCGCAGGGTGCTAGGGGGCTCCACCCTGGGTGTGTGGGCCCAACTCACTCAAGATGGAGGCCACAGGGGGGCAGACGGGGGACTCGGCTGTGCTCGGGAGGCTCTGGCTGTTCACACGTGGGTATGGCTGCATGAACAGGAGTAGAGACCCGATTGGGCAGAAGCCACCTCTTGTTCTATTTTTGAAGCTTTTTGGCTGAAGCTGATGTTTCGGATGAGGAAATGAAAGTCAGCTGATGTAATTCAGTTTAAAATAGGTGTCACCTTTAGGGACCTAACCCAGattgtaattttcttttgcaTGCTGGATATTCAGAGCTCAGCAAAGAATGTGTCAGGACTCCTGCTAAGGTTTGGGGAACAAGAAGGGGAGGGTTGGTTCGTTTTCTTGGCAGAAGGTTCTTTGAGATTGTTAAGTTTCCCTCCGTTGGGACCTGACTTGGGTAGGTTTTGGAAGATAAAAGTTTTAGCAcatcttaatttctttaatgGTTTAACACACTGGATTAAGAATTAGGGACCTCCATCTGTGCCTTCGTTCTTCCCTTTGGAGAATGCGAAGATGAAAATGATAACCTCATACAGTGGTCATGAGGGTCTAGCAGGGCAGATACGGGGCCCGGTGCTAAGCAGATGTCAACCAGCTTTGTCAGATAGTGCTGCAAGTCACCCTGCTGGGGCAGCAACTTTATTCCTCCTCCCGGGAGGGAGCGAGTCCATGTCCAAACTTGCTTTGAAGGGGAAGGTTTAGGGGCCGCAGAAGGAGAGGTATGGCAGAGGTGCCCCTTCTGCCCTCTGCGTGGCTCAGGAGAGCTATAGACTGCCCTCTATTAACAGGTTGTGCCCACCCAGAAGCCACAGTGGGTGGGGGTTAGATGTGAATAAGATGGCATTTGTCTCTGCCCCCTTGAGCTCCTTCTGAAATGAGTTTGTTAAGAAAAGCGCGGACGTGCTGAGGCGAGCTGTCCTTAACCGCTGCTGGTGCACAGGGGACATGCTCCGGGCATTTCACGCAGCCTTGCGGAACTCTCCTGTCAACACCAAGAACCAAGCCGTGAAGGTAAAGGGGGTCGAGCCGCGGCGCTGCTGGGCGGTGTTGGGACCAGGGCGTGAGCTCCCCGGGGCTCTGGACAGCATGTGTCTCACTCTGCATCAGTGAATCTCTACCAGGGAAGTGAGCTGGCAGCGGGCAGTGTTTCCACAGAAGCTGCCTGGCGCCCCTGACACCAAAGCTGTCAGTGTTTGTAGTAAACACTCCCCAAAGAAACGTTCATTCCTCCCCAAAGCCTCATGGGGTGAGAAGTCAGCCCAGCCCTTCCTGATGAACAAAGTTATAAATTAGCTTGCCACATGGGACTTAGTGGTTATGCTTTTATAAGCTATCGAATAGGCTTTATTTGCATAAGGATTTTCAGTGTTTTATGATTTCTGCCTCTTAAAAACAGGTGAGATGAGACACTTGGGCAGACCGCATCGGTTAGGCTGCCTAAAATCTCATCAGTGAGGCTATCTGAAATTTGGTCCAGGGAAAGGGGTCTCTTTAGAGCTGGGTTTTTTCCTATGTTGTGATGATATCTTGATTTAATCAATGGCTGCACCTCTCAAACGTGGAGGGGAATGGCCCCTTTGTTCCACTGGGAGTGAGCACAGAAGATACGGCCAAGGAAACTCGCCTTTTGCTATGTGGGGggtttgttgtttggtttttaaatatgGGAGTTTAAGGCCTTGCTGGTGTCAGCAGAAGTAGTGATTCTTCTCCCCAGTAAACTGCTTATTTCCCCTCAGATAAGTGGAATAAATCATTGGCTTTGAATACTTTGGGATACTTTGAGACTTAATAAACAaaatttcactatatatatatatatatattttttttttttttaagcattgcaAATGAATTAGAAATTGGGCAGTGTTCCTAATGAGTTCTGACTACTTGCTTTGGTGTTTCagagcctgcagtgcaggatgtGGGTATGCCTGGGCCATGGCTCTAGACCccattccctttctctttcccctgTAGGAGCGGGCCCAGGGCGTGGTGCTGAAAGTGCTTACAAACTTTAAGAGCAGCGAAATCGAGCAGGCTGTGCAGTCGCTGGACAGAAATGGCATTGACTTGCTAATGAAGTACATTTATAAAGGGTTTGAGAAGCCCACAGAGAATAGCAGCGCAGTGTTACTCCAGTGGCATGAAAAGGTACGTGAACATATTGCCCACTGGCTCACCCCCAGCCCAGGGTTCAGATCAACAGGCCAGGCAGTCCCACACACAGACAGGATGGGCTGCCTGTGAGAATGAGGGCCACGCCTCAAGCAACCTGGGACATCTGAGCACTTACCTCTCCCAAGGAAGCACTGGTAGGGGTCCACCATCTCTGGTCACTGCCGTTGCTTTAGCTGCGAGTTTTGCTGGGCAGGCCTCGGGGCCTGTAACTTGGCTGGGGAGGTTCAGGCAGGCTTGCTGGTGGCAGGGCTTTGATTACTTTCTTCGGGCTGGCGGAGGTGGTGGTCCTGGGCCTTAGATGCAGGCTGAGCCCTCTGGTTAGCTCTGAGGGCTTCCTGCTCCAGCCTCGCCTCACCTCACCAGGCCACACAGAAAGTGGTAGATACCTTGGCAGTCTTTTAATAGGACCTTCATCCTCCTAAAGCTGGAAAAGCTGGGCCTGTCCTTTGCTTGTTTTAGTACAAGGTGTTGGGGGGGGCACCTCTTGTCAAGCCAGTGTCCCTCATGAAAGGCTCTGCCGAGTACTAAGGGAGCGGCCCTTAACTGAGGGGTCAGTCACGTGGCCGGCCTCAGGCCTGGGCTGGGTTGTGGCCTTTGGTCCCGCTGGTGGGTGTTCTGCCTGCTCTGCCAGAAGGTGAGCTCCTGGGCTTCGTCACGGAGGTGACCATGGTGCTTGGGAGCTGAGCAAAGACCTCGGAGTGGTCTGGGGGGCCACGCTCTCTGGTCCCTTCATGGCAGCCGGATGCATGAGCCTGTGGACATTTCCACTGCAGTGGGCTAGTGTCTGTTTTAGGGCCTAGGGCTGTGCCTGGGTACAGTGAGCTTGTCAAAGGGAAGCTGAGGGGCTTGGTGTGAGCTTGGTGACAGTGTTGCAAGCCCAGTTCTCCTGCCTTAAAGAGCCAACGGCTTTTGGGGACCCTTTGTTCCAGGAAAGGGCTTGATCCCTCGAATGCGGGCCCTATTGGCACCTCTTATGTGCTCTTGCAGGAATGCTTTTTCAGAAGATCTGTGACATGGTCAGGAGTGTAGTCCCGTCTCCCCTGGCAAGAAGCGAGGAGCCCCTTGGCCAACCAGATCTCAATTGACACCTTTTCTTTTGCTGCCCCTACAGGCATTAGCAGTAGGAGGACTAGGCTCCATTATAAGAGTTCTTACAGCAAGaaagactgtttaaaaaaaagagagactcatGTTACCTCGAGAATTTTGGATGCACAGGCTATCGAAGAAGGGATTGACAATGGGCCGCCTGCCTCGGAACTCCCAAGTCAACTATTTCAGGACCTGCATCCACTGaagtgtgttttattttcaagGTGGAGGGAGAGATCGTCTTAACTGTTTTCATAAATCCTTTGCAGGATCTGATAGTCTATGCCTTTGTTCACGAGTAACGCAGAACTGACATTGTG is part of the Bos indicus isolate NIAB-ARS_2022 breed Sahiwal x Tharparkar chromosome 11, NIAB-ARS_B.indTharparkar_mat_pri_1.0, whole genome shotgun sequence genome and harbors:
- the ARPC5L gene encoding actin-related protein 2/3 complex subunit 5-like protein, producing MARNTLSSRFRRVDIDEFDENKFVDEQEEAAAAAGEPGPDPSEVDGLLRQGDMLRAFHAALRNSPVNTKNQAVKERAQGVVLKVLTNFKSSEIEQAVQSLDRNGIDLLMKYIYKGFEKPTENSSAVLLQWHEKALAVGGLGSIIRVLTARKTV